One part of the Sphingobium yanoikuyae genome encodes these proteins:
- the queA gene encoding tRNA preQ1(34) S-adenosylmethionine ribosyltransferase-isomerase QueA, translating to MRVDLFDFDLPAENIALRPASPRDSARLLLVPGDGAMEDRIVRDLPSLLRAGDVLVFNDTRVIPAQLEGMRGEARIGATLHKRLGLRQWQAFLRNAKRVRDGDRIDFGAGVTAIAGPRDEDGGVTLDFEGEEPVEILLERAGRMPLPPYIASKRATDERDRSDYQTMFAREDGAVAAPTAALHFTPDLTAALAQAGVLTETLTLHVGAGTFLPVKADDTDDHRMHAEWGRIDQDTADRLNAARAAGGRIIAVGTTSLRLLESATGEDGVIRPFADETRIFITPGYRFRAIDGLMTNFHLPKSTLFMLVSALMGRDRMQQVYAHAIATGYRFYSYGDSSLLLP from the coding sequence ATGCGTGTAGACCTGTTCGATTTCGATCTGCCGGCGGAGAATATCGCCCTCCGTCCGGCCAGCCCGCGCGATTCGGCGCGCCTTCTGCTCGTGCCCGGCGACGGCGCGATGGAGGATCGCATCGTGCGCGACCTGCCATCGCTGCTGCGCGCGGGCGATGTGCTGGTCTTCAACGACACCCGCGTCATTCCCGCCCAGTTGGAAGGGATGCGGGGCGAGGCACGGATCGGCGCGACCCTGCACAAGCGGCTCGGCCTGCGCCAGTGGCAGGCCTTCCTGCGCAATGCCAAGCGGGTGCGGGATGGCGACCGGATCGATTTCGGCGCCGGCGTCACCGCGATCGCTGGCCCGCGCGACGAGGATGGCGGCGTCACCCTCGATTTCGAGGGCGAGGAACCGGTCGAGATCCTGCTGGAACGGGCCGGGCGCATGCCGCTGCCGCCCTATATCGCCAGCAAGCGCGCCACTGACGAGCGTGACCGCAGCGATTACCAGACCATGTTCGCGCGCGAGGATGGCGCGGTCGCCGCCCCCACCGCCGCGCTGCACTTCACGCCCGACCTCACTGCCGCACTGGCGCAGGCTGGCGTGCTGACCGAAACGCTGACCCTGCATGTCGGCGCGGGCACCTTCCTGCCGGTCAAGGCGGACGATACCGACGACCATCGCATGCATGCCGAATGGGGGCGGATCGATCAGGATACGGCCGATCGCCTGAATGCCGCGCGCGCGGCCGGCGGCCGGATCATCGCGGTCGGCACCACCTCGCTGCGCCTGCTCGAAAGCGCGACCGGTGAGGATGGCGTGATCCGCCCCTTCGCCGACGAAACCCGCATCTTCATCACGCCCGGCTACCGTTTCCGCGCGATCGACGGGCTGATGACCAATTTCCACCTGCCCAAATCGACCCTGTTCATGCTGGTAAGTGCCTTGATGGGCCGCGATCGGATGCAGCAGGTCTACGCCCATGCGATCGCCACCGGCTATCGCTTCTACAGCTATGGGGATTCCTCGCTGCTGCTGCCGTGA
- a CDS encoding BamA/TamA family outer membrane protein yields the protein MNSNLSAIGPSFAYDTRDSATQPHRGVMLSANWLFGLRALGDSYSHDKLQMAANSYLPIGAGTVIALRGALCAAGGNAPYYDLCLFGANNDLRGYVTGRYRDKASWATQAEWRQHVSGRWGATAFVGLGGIAPSAGTIIDKGKLLPAGGIGLRYRPFRSNDVQLRVDLAAGKDDHAVYVGIAEAF from the coding sequence ATGAACAGCAATCTGTCCGCGATCGGCCCGAGCTTTGCCTATGATACGCGCGACAGCGCTACCCAACCGCATCGCGGCGTAATGTTGAGCGCCAATTGGCTGTTCGGCCTGCGCGCTCTGGGCGACAGCTATAGCCATGACAAGTTGCAGATGGCCGCCAACAGCTATCTGCCGATCGGCGCCGGCACGGTGATCGCACTGCGGGGCGCGCTATGTGCCGCCGGGGGCAACGCCCCTTATTATGATCTGTGCCTGTTCGGCGCGAACAACGATCTGCGCGGCTATGTCACCGGTCGCTATCGCGATAAGGCCAGTTGGGCGACGCAGGCCGAATGGCGCCAGCATGTCAGCGGCCGTTGGGGCGCGACCGCCTTTGTCGGGCTGGGCGGCATCGCGCCATCGGCCGGCACGATCATCGACAAGGGCAAGCTGCTGCCGGCCGGCGGCATAGGCCTGCGCTATCGTCCTTTCCGCAGCAATGACGTGCAGTTGCGCGTCGATCTTGCGGCAGGAAAAGACGATCATGCCGTCTATGTCGGGATTGCGGAGGCCTTCTAG
- a CDS encoding bestrophin-like domain — MANLAEFLDKLPILLVGFLMLATMTLTATAGYVLRQRVRRLLTHKGATEENGAEGYIVSAVIGLVALLLGFTFALAVGRFETRRALVLQEANAIGTSYLRVQGLPEPHRTRMSQILVNYTNNRVELGTASPDKMAPLIVASDRLLVELWAGTLAATDAIGNSALASSLHSTVNEVIDMDSARKAARKVRVPGEVFLALWVYIAVTAGMLGYARSETQGRMLAGILFLLFTMSYMLIIDIDRPAGGNIVESQGPMIELRETLKQQPPGTFDIWRKPVVEPAP, encoded by the coding sequence ATGGCCAATCTGGCGGAATTTCTGGACAAGCTGCCCATCCTGCTGGTCGGGTTTCTGATGCTGGCGACCATGACGCTGACGGCGACGGCCGGCTATGTCCTGCGGCAGCGGGTGCGGCGGCTGTTGACGCACAAGGGCGCGACCGAAGAAAATGGGGCGGAAGGCTATATCGTCTCCGCCGTGATCGGCCTGGTTGCGCTGCTGCTGGGCTTCACCTTCGCACTGGCGGTTGGCCGGTTCGAAACGCGCCGGGCGCTGGTGCTGCAGGAAGCCAATGCCATCGGCACCAGCTATCTGCGCGTTCAGGGCCTGCCCGAACCGCATCGCACGCGGATGTCGCAGATATTGGTCAACTATACCAATAATCGCGTCGAACTGGGCACGGCCAGCCCCGACAAGATGGCGCCCTTGATCGTCGCCAGCGATCGGCTGCTGGTCGAGCTATGGGCCGGCACGCTGGCGGCGACCGATGCGATCGGCAATTCCGCGCTGGCCTCCTCGCTCCATTCGACCGTCAACGAAGTGATCGACATGGACAGCGCGCGCAAGGCGGCGCGCAAGGTCCGGGTGCCGGGCGAGGTGTTCCTGGCGCTATGGGTCTATATCGCGGTGACTGCGGGGATGCTGGGCTATGCCCGGTCGGAAACACAGGGGCGGATGCTGGCGGGCATATTATTCCTGCTCTTCACCATGTCCTACATGCTGATCATCGACATCGACCGGCCGGCGGGCGGCAATATCGTCGAAAGCCAGGGGCCGATGATCGAACTGCGCGAGACGCTGAAGCAGCAGCCGCCCGGCACCTTCGACATCTGGCGCAAGCCGGTCGTGGAGCCAGCGCCTTAG
- a CDS encoding LysR family transcriptional regulator: MIERYLLRYFLAVVDQGNFSRAAAHCLVSQPTLSVGIAKLEQAVGAPLFLRSNQRVELTEAGSRLLSHARRIEREFNLAEQAGAQTAEIQTLRIGLLTSIAGAPVAAAVTACPAEARGRVEFIPGSERELLGRLDAERIDVALTLVRPGAEERYAARPLVEEGYGLALPADHRLAGRETIAAEELAGETMIVRRHCEALSATSRYFVDRGIRPHFAYRSTNDERVMQMVAAGLGVTVMPLGYQWAGMARAALRDFGERRTIGLLHGPRAIPLRDTPPPMLRALAMAFGNI; encoded by the coding sequence ATGATCGAACGTTATCTGCTGCGCTATTTCCTGGCGGTCGTGGACCAGGGCAATTTCTCCCGTGCGGCGGCGCATTGCCTGGTGTCGCAACCGACCCTGTCGGTCGGCATCGCCAAGCTGGAACAGGCGGTCGGCGCGCCCTTGTTCCTGCGCAGCAACCAGCGTGTGGAACTGACCGAGGCCGGCAGTCGCCTGTTGAGCCACGCGCGGCGGATCGAGCGCGAGTTCAACCTGGCCGAACAGGCGGGCGCGCAGACGGCCGAAATCCAGACGCTGCGCATCGGCCTGCTGACCAGCATCGCCGGCGCGCCGGTGGCGGCAGCGGTCACTGCCTGCCCGGCCGAGGCGCGCGGCCGGGTGGAATTCATTCCAGGATCGGAGCGCGAATTGCTGGGGCGGCTCGACGCCGAGCGAATCGACGTGGCGCTGACTCTGGTGCGGCCGGGCGCGGAAGAGCGTTATGCGGCGCGGCCACTGGTAGAGGAAGGCTATGGCCTGGCCTTGCCCGCCGACCATCGCCTCGCCGGGCGCGAAACGATTGCGGCGGAGGAACTGGCGGGCGAGACGATGATCGTGCGCCGTCATTGCGAGGCGCTGTCGGCGACCAGCCGCTATTTCGTCGATCGCGGCATCCGCCCGCATTTCGCCTATCGGTCGACCAATGACGAGCGGGTGATGCAGATGGTGGCGGCGGGCCTGGGGGTCACGGTGATGCCGCTGGGGTATCAATGGGCCGGCATGGCGCGCGCGGCGCTGCGCGACTTTGGCGAGCGCCGGACGATCGGCCTGCTCCATGGCCCGCGCGCCATTCCCCTGCGCGACACGCCACCGCCGATGCTGCGCGCGTTGGCAATGGCGTTTGGCAACATCTAA
- a CDS encoding isovaleryl-CoA dehydrogenase: MTDFDFALGEHADMIRESTARFAADHIAPLAAEIDAKDWFPRDLWPAMGALGLHGITVDEADGGLGLGYLEHVVAQEEVARASASIGLSYGAHSNLCVNQIRRWGNDAQKARYLPKLISGEHVGSLAMSEAGAGSDVVSMKLKAEKKGDRYVLNGTKFWITNATEADTLVVYAKTGEGSKGITTFLIEKGFAGFSIGQKIDKVGMRGSPTAELVFDDCEVPEENIMGPLNGGAGVLMSGLDYERTVLAGIQLGIMQACLDTVLPYVRERRQFGKPIGAFQLMQAKVADMYVALNSARAYVYAVARACDAGKTTRFDAAGAILLASENAMKVALEAVQALGGAGYTRDWPVERYMRDAKLLDIGAGTNEIRRMLIGRELIGA; this comes from the coding sequence ATGACCGACTTCGATTTCGCCCTGGGCGAGCATGCGGACATGATCCGCGAAAGCACCGCCCGTTTCGCCGCCGATCATATCGCCCCGCTGGCGGCGGAGATCGATGCCAAGGACTGGTTCCCCCGCGACCTGTGGCCCGCCATGGGCGCGCTCGGCTTGCACGGCATCACCGTGGACGAGGCGGATGGCGGCCTGGGCCTGGGCTATCTGGAGCATGTGGTGGCGCAGGAGGAAGTGGCGCGGGCCTCCGCCTCCATAGGTCTCAGCTATGGCGCGCACTCCAATCTCTGCGTCAACCAGATCCGCCGCTGGGGCAATGACGCGCAGAAGGCGCGCTATCTGCCCAAGCTGATTTCCGGCGAGCATGTGGGCAGCCTTGCCATGTCGGAGGCCGGCGCCGGGTCCGATGTCGTGTCGATGAAGCTGAAGGCCGAAAAGAAGGGCGATCGCTACGTCCTCAATGGCACGAAATTCTGGATCACCAACGCGACCGAGGCGGACACGCTGGTCGTCTATGCCAAGACCGGCGAGGGCTCCAAGGGCATCACGACCTTCCTGATCGAGAAGGGCTTTGCCGGCTTCTCGATCGGCCAGAAGATCGACAAGGTCGGCATGCGCGGCAGTCCGACCGCCGAACTGGTGTTCGACGATTGCGAAGTGCCCGAAGAGAATATCATGGGGCCGCTCAACGGCGGCGCGGGCGTGCTGATGTCGGGCCTCGACTATGAGCGCACCGTGCTCGCCGGCATCCAGCTCGGCATCATGCAGGCCTGTCTCGACACGGTGCTGCCCTATGTTCGCGAGCGCAGGCAGTTCGGAAAGCCCATCGGCGCGTTCCAGCTGATGCAGGCCAAGGTCGCCGACATGTATGTCGCGCTCAACAGCGCGCGCGCCTATGTCTATGCCGTGGCGCGTGCCTGCGACGCAGGCAAGACCACGCGTTTCGATGCGGCCGGCGCCATCCTGCTCGCCAGCGAGAATGCGATGAAGGTCGCGCTGGAAGCGGTGCAGGCGCTGGGCGGCGCGGGCTATACTAGGGACTGGCCGGTCGAACGCTATATGCGCGACGCCAAGCTGCTCGATATCGGCGCCGGCACCAACGAGATCCGCCGGATGCTGATTGGCCGGGAATTAATTGGGGCGTGA
- a CDS encoding DMT family protein, protein MPTIILLILSNLFMTTAWYWHLKGGMNKPLMLVILISWAIAFVEYCLAVPANRIGFAHGWSAGQLKIAQEAIALVIFGIFMVTVLGEPLHWRHAAAFACIMAAVGFLFVGRS, encoded by the coding sequence ATGCCCACCATCATCCTCCTCATCCTCTCCAACCTGTTCATGACCACCGCCTGGTACTGGCACCTCAAGGGCGGCATGAACAAACCGCTGATGCTGGTCATCCTGATCAGCTGGGCGATCGCCTTCGTCGAATATTGCCTGGCGGTGCCCGCCAACCGCATCGGCTTTGCCCATGGCTGGTCCGCCGGACAACTCAAGATCGCGCAGGAAGCCATCGCCCTCGTGATCTTCGGCATCTTCATGGTGACGGTGCTGGGCGAACCGCTCCACTGGCGCCACGCGGCGGCCTTTGCCTGCATCATGGCGGCGGTTGGCTTCCTGTTCGTGGGGCGGAGCTGA
- a CDS encoding carboxyl transferase domain-containing protein has protein sequence MSAPVLDSKLSPDGEGFRANAVHNRALAEELRTRVADAALGGSPAARDKHTGRGKLLPRDRVERLLDPGSPFLEIGQLAANGQYGDEVPGAGMIAGIGRVSGRQVMIACNDATVKGGTYYPVTVKKHLRAQEIALENRLPCVYLVDSGGANLPNQAEVFPDRDHFGRIFYNQANLSARGIPQIACVMGSCTAGGAYVPAMSDETVIVRNQGTIFLAGPPLVQAATGEVISAEDLGGGDLHGRKSGVVDHVADNDEHALSIVRDIVSTLQPDRQSDLNLHDPRPPKFDPADLYGIIPQDVRAPYDVREVIARIVDGSEFHEFKPLYGTTLVCGFAHIWGMPVAILANNGVLFSESAQKGAHFIELACQRRIPLLFLQNISGFMVGGKYEAEGIAKHGAKLVTAVATAQVPKVTVLIGGSFGAGNYGMCGRAYQPRFLFTWPNSRISVMGGEQAASVLATVHRDAAKWTPEQAEAFKAPVRQKYEDEGNPYFATSRLWDDGVIDPAQTRDVLGLAFAAALNAPVDDRAQFGVFRM, from the coding sequence ATGAGCGCACCGGTTCTGGACAGCAAGCTGTCACCCGATGGCGAGGGCTTCCGCGCCAATGCTGTGCATAATCGCGCGCTGGCGGAAGAATTGCGCACCAGGGTTGCCGACGCGGCGCTGGGCGGATCGCCGGCCGCGCGCGACAAGCATACCGGTCGTGGCAAGCTGCTTCCGCGTGATCGCGTCGAGCGGCTGCTCGATCCCGGTTCGCCTTTCCTGGAGATTGGCCAACTCGCCGCCAATGGCCAATATGGCGACGAGGTGCCGGGCGCCGGCATGATCGCCGGCATCGGCCGGGTGTCCGGGCGACAGGTGATGATCGCCTGCAACGATGCCACGGTGAAGGGCGGCACTTACTATCCCGTCACGGTGAAGAAGCATCTGCGCGCGCAGGAAATCGCGCTCGAAAACCGGCTGCCCTGCGTCTATCTGGTCGACAGCGGCGGCGCGAACCTGCCCAACCAGGCGGAGGTCTTTCCCGACCGCGACCATTTCGGCCGCATCTTCTACAATCAGGCGAACCTGTCGGCGCGCGGCATTCCGCAGATCGCCTGCGTCATGGGCAGCTGCACCGCCGGTGGCGCCTATGTCCCCGCCATGTCGGACGAAACGGTGATCGTCCGCAACCAGGGCACCATCTTCCTCGCCGGCCCGCCGCTGGTGCAGGCGGCGACGGGCGAGGTCATCAGCGCCGAGGATCTGGGCGGCGGCGACCTGCATGGTCGCAAGTCGGGCGTGGTCGATCATGTCGCGGACAATGACGAGCATGCGCTGTCGATCGTGCGCGATATCGTCTCGACCCTGCAGCCCGATCGCCAGAGCGACCTCAACCTGCACGACCCGCGTCCGCCCAAGTTCGACCCGGCCGATCTTTATGGCATCATCCCGCAGGATGTGCGCGCGCCCTATGATGTGCGCGAAGTGATCGCGCGGATCGTCGACGGCAGCGAATTTCACGAGTTCAAGCCGCTCTACGGCACCACGCTCGTCTGCGGATTCGCCCATATCTGGGGCATGCCGGTAGCGATCCTGGCGAACAATGGTGTGCTGTTCAGCGAAAGCGCGCAGAAGGGCGCCCATTTCATCGAACTGGCCTGCCAGCGGCGCATTCCGCTGCTGTTCCTCCAGAATATCTCCGGCTTCATGGTCGGCGGAAAATATGAGGCGGAGGGGATCGCCAAGCATGGCGCCAAGCTGGTGACGGCGGTGGCGACGGCACAGGTGCCCAAGGTCACCGTGCTGATCGGCGGCAGCTTCGGCGCGGGCAATTACGGCATGTGCGGCCGCGCCTATCAGCCGCGTTTCCTCTTTACCTGGCCCAATAGCCGGATCAGCGTGATGGGCGGCGAACAGGCCGCGAGCGTGCTGGCGACCGTCCACCGCGACGCCGCCAAATGGACGCCGGAACAGGCGGAAGCCTTCAAGGCACCGGTGCGCCAGAAATATGAGGATGAAGGCAATCCCTATTTCGCGACCTCGCGCCTGTGGGACGATGGCGTGATCGACCCGGCCCAGACACGGGATGTGCTGGGGTTGGCCTTCGCCGCCGCCTTGAACGCGCCGGTGGACGATCGCGCGCAATTTGGCGTGTTCCGGATGTGA
- a CDS encoding acetyl/propionyl/methylcrotonyl-CoA carboxylase subunit alpha translates to MLESLLIANRGEIACRIIRTARRLGIRTIAVYSDADADALHVREADEAVHIGPSPVRESYLVGERIIATAKATGAQAIHPGYGFLSENAEFAQAVIDAGLIWVGPNPSSITAMGLKDAAKKLMQDAGVPTTPGYLGEDQSPERLAAEADAIGYPVLIKAVAGGGGKGMRKVDDPVNFADALLSCRREAASSFGNEQVLLEKWITNPRHIEVQVFGDKHGHVVHLFERDCSLQRRHQKVIEEAPAPGMDEATRAAVCQAAVNAAKAVDYVGAGTIEFIADGSDGLRADRIWFMEMNTRLQVEHPVTEEITGQDLVEWQLRVASGEPLPRTQEQLSMNGWAMEARLYAEDPAKGFLPSIGTLDTFELGGGARIDTGVEEGAAISPYYDPMIAKVIAHGDTRDAARLRLAAALDDTVIWPLRTNAGFLVKALENADFAAARLDTGLIAREGDALLPPADPSDAALADAAAALTPGGALAGFRLNAPVRAEANFLLNGHAHAVRYDPRLGDARPLEDVLIAEGGQVWEMTPWRVAGGAGGAASDGAILSPMPGRIIAVAVTAGQAVTKGQKLLTLEAMKMEHSLVAPFDGVVAELNAAEGGQVSEGVLLARIDHREG, encoded by the coding sequence GTGCTTGAATCCCTCCTCATCGCCAATCGGGGCGAGATTGCCTGTCGCATCATCCGCACCGCGCGGCGGCTGGGTATCCGCACGATCGCGGTCTATTCCGATGCCGACGCCGATGCGCTGCATGTGCGCGAGGCGGACGAGGCGGTGCATATCGGCCCGTCGCCGGTGCGCGAATCCTATCTGGTCGGCGAGCGCATCATCGCGACAGCGAAAGCGACAGGGGCGCAGGCGATCCACCCTGGCTATGGCTTCCTGTCGGAAAATGCCGAATTCGCGCAGGCGGTGATCGACGCGGGGCTGATCTGGGTCGGCCCCAACCCGTCTTCCATCACCGCCATGGGCCTGAAGGACGCGGCCAAGAAACTGATGCAAGATGCCGGCGTGCCCACCACGCCTGGCTATCTGGGCGAAGACCAGTCGCCCGAGCGGCTGGCGGCGGAGGCGGACGCGATCGGCTATCCTGTCCTCATCAAGGCGGTGGCCGGTGGCGGCGGCAAGGGGATGCGCAAGGTCGATGACCCTGTCAATTTCGCCGACGCTCTACTGTCCTGCCGGCGCGAGGCTGCGTCCAGCTTCGGCAACGAGCAGGTGCTGCTGGAGAAATGGATCACCAACCCGCGCCATATCGAGGTGCAGGTGTTCGGCGACAAACATGGTCATGTCGTCCATCTGTTCGAGCGCGACTGCTCGCTCCAGCGCCGCCACCAGAAGGTGATAGAGGAAGCGCCTGCGCCGGGCATGGATGAAGCGACCCGCGCGGCCGTGTGCCAGGCGGCGGTCAATGCGGCGAAGGCGGTCGACTATGTCGGCGCCGGCACGATCGAGTTCATTGCCGACGGATCGGATGGGCTGCGCGCCGACCGCATCTGGTTCATGGAAATGAACACCCGGCTTCAGGTCGAACATCCCGTGACCGAGGAGATTACCGGCCAGGATCTGGTCGAATGGCAGTTGCGGGTCGCGTCGGGCGAACCGCTGCCCCGGACGCAGGAGCAGCTGTCGATGAATGGCTGGGCGATGGAAGCGCGCCTCTATGCCGAGGATCCGGCCAAGGGCTTCCTGCCTTCGATCGGCACGCTCGACACGTTCGAACTGGGCGGCGGCGCGCGCATCGATACCGGCGTCGAGGAAGGGGCGGCCATTTCGCCCTATTATGATCCGATGATCGCCAAGGTCATCGCCCATGGCGACACGCGCGACGCGGCGCGGCTGCGGCTGGCGGCGGCGCTTGATGATACGGTGATCTGGCCGCTGCGCACCAATGCGGGCTTTCTGGTCAAGGCGCTGGAGAATGCGGATTTCGCGGCGGCCCGGCTCGACACCGGCCTCATCGCGCGGGAGGGCGACGCGCTGTTGCCGCCAGCCGATCCGTCCGACGCGGCACTGGCCGACGCGGCAGCGGCGCTGACGCCTGGCGGGGCGCTGGCGGGCTTCCGCCTCAATGCGCCGGTCCGGGCAGAGGCGAATTTCCTGCTGAACGGCCATGCCCATGCGGTGCGCTATGATCCGCGCCTGGGCGACGCCCGGCCGCTGGAGGATGTGCTGATTGCCGAGGGCGGGCAGGTCTGGGAAATGACGCCCTGGCGCGTTGCCGGTGGCGCCGGTGGTGCGGCGTCGGACGGCGCGATCCTGTCGCCCATGCCCGGCCGCATCATTGCCGTGGCGGTGACGGCCGGGCAGGCGGTGACCAAGGGGCAGAAGCTGCTGACGCTCGAAGCGATGAAGATGGAGCATAGCCTGGTCGCGCCGTTCGACGGCGTGGTAGCCGAGCTGAACGCGGCCGAGGGCGGGCAGGTCAGCGAGGGCGTATTGCTGGCCCGGATCGATCATCGCGAAGGTTGA
- a CDS encoding MaoC family dehydratase yields MAGRHFDEWQVGDRIVHELRRTVTETDNLLFTTMTHNPQPLHLDAEAAKASEFGQILVNGTFSFALMIGLSVGDTTMGTLVANLGYDKLVMPKPVFIGDTLRCETEVTELKESRSRPEAGIVTFTHRLLNQRDEIVCQCLRMALLKKRSA; encoded by the coding sequence ATGGCGGGCAGGCATTTTGACGAATGGCAGGTGGGCGACCGGATCGTGCATGAATTGCGCCGCACGGTGACCGAAACCGACAATCTGCTGTTTACGACGATGACCCATAATCCCCAGCCGCTGCATCTGGATGCCGAGGCGGCGAAGGCTTCGGAATTCGGCCAGATCCTGGTCAACGGCACCTTCAGCTTCGCGCTGATGATCGGCCTGTCGGTGGGCGATACCACCATGGGCACGCTGGTCGCGAACCTGGGCTATGACAAACTCGTCATGCCCAAGCCGGTGTTCATCGGCGACACACTGCGCTGCGAGACCGAGGTCACAGAGCTCAAGGAAAGCCGCTCGCGCCCCGAGGCCGGCATCGTCACCTTCACCCATCGCCTGCTCAACCAGCGGGACGAGATTGTCTGCCAGTGCCTGCGCATGGCGTTGCTCAAGAAGAGGTCTGCATGA
- a CDS encoding HpcH/HpaI aldolase/citrate lyase family protein — translation MKLRSLLFVPGDRPERFDKAAASGADAIILDLEDSVAPERKGYARDAIAAWLAGTRGCTAFVRVNPLEGGQTADDLAIILPAAPDGIMLPKAEGAASILALEELAGQGRLPPILPIATETPAALFELGSYRSVRDRLAGLTWGAEDLPASIGATSTREADGRYTAPIEMARSLTLFAAHAAGVAAIDTVFPRIDAMDDLAAYVGRARRDGFTGMMAIHPVQVAAINGGFTPTPAEVDHARAVVDAFAANPGAGVLKLDGKMIDRPHLVQAQRVLAAI, via the coding sequence ATGAAACTCCGCTCGCTGCTCTTTGTACCGGGCGATCGTCCCGAACGGTTCGACAAGGCGGCGGCGAGCGGCGCAGATGCGATCATCCTCGACCTGGAGGATTCGGTCGCGCCCGAGCGCAAGGGCTATGCCCGTGATGCGATCGCTGCATGGCTGGCAGGCACCCGCGGTTGCACCGCCTTCGTCCGGGTCAATCCGCTGGAGGGCGGGCAGACGGCCGATGATCTGGCCATCATCCTGCCGGCTGCGCCCGATGGCATCATGCTGCCCAAGGCGGAAGGGGCGGCCAGCATCCTGGCGCTGGAGGAACTGGCCGGGCAGGGGCGTCTGCCACCGATCCTTCCGATCGCCACGGAAACGCCCGCGGCCCTGTTCGAGCTTGGCAGCTATCGCAGCGTTCGTGATCGGCTGGCCGGCCTCACCTGGGGGGCGGAGGATCTGCCCGCTTCGATCGGCGCGACCAGCACGCGCGAAGCCGATGGCCGCTATACCGCGCCGATCGAGATGGCGCGCAGCCTGACCCTGTTCGCAGCCCATGCCGCCGGTGTCGCGGCGATCGACACGGTCTTTCCCCGGATCGACGCGATGGACGATCTGGCCGCCTATGTCGGCCGGGCGCGGCGCGACGGCTTTACCGGCATGATGGCGATCCACCCGGTCCAGGTCGCGGCGATCAATGGCGGCTTCACCCCGACCCCGGCGGAGGTCGATCATGCTCGCGCCGTGGTCGATGCCTTTGCCGCCAATCCGGGTGCCGGGGTGCTGAAGCTGGACGGCAAGATGATCGATCGCCCGCATCTGGTGCAGGCGCAGCGGGTGCTGGCCGCCATATGA